The genomic region GACGATTTATTCCGGCGCGACAGTCATTATAAAAGGGTGTTAAACAAAATCATCCAGCAACAAATTGAAGAAAAGGGATTGCGCTTGATTAAAGAGTTTAAAGGCATCAGTGACGACAGGGATTTTTACTTGGCGGATGATGCTCTGATGGTATAATTTAGCGGCTTTAATCCGGCATGTGCTGGGTGATACAGTGGATACCGCCGCCCCATCGGTTGACGTTTTCGGCGTTGATGCCAATTATGCGGCGACCCGGGAATACCTGCTGCAGTGTATCTTTAACCTGACTTTCAGTGGTTTTAAGAATATCGGACCGGCCCGGCTGCCAATAGGTCTGCATCAGTACCGCACCATTGGTGACCGCGTAATTTAAATAGCTGCGCACGGGTATTTGGCCTGTTTCGTCAGCTTCTCCGTAAAGAGTAGGCGGCATGGGAATTCTGATGATGCGGAATGGCTTGCCGTCCTGGTCGGTGGCATCACGTAGTATTTGGTAGTTCTCTTCCATACGCCGGTAAGATTCCTGAGATATGGCGTTGGTATACCTGTCCGCGGGCAGAATTTGGGCCAAAAGGATGGTATGGGGGTTCGCAAACCGGGCTATTTCATTAATGTGCCCGGTGGTGATATGGTCATCTTCCGCCAGTCCTTTTTTTAACCAGATCACTTTCTTAACCCCCAGCACCCGTTTATATTCCTTTTCTATTTGTTCTTTACTCATCTGGGGATTGCGTCTTAAGACCACGGACTCGGTAACCATAATGGTGCCTCGGCCGTTAGACTCTATGGCACCGCCTTCGGAAATCAGGTTGGCCTTAATCACCGGCAGGTTAAGCTGCTCCGCGGCCAGTCTATCCACCTGACTTTCCACAGCAATGTAGTCCGGGTTGCCACCCCGGCTGTAGTTGTTGAAGCCGAAGTCTACTACATGGAGCTTATTTTGCGGACCTTTGACAAAAATCGGTCCCACATCCCGGGTCCAGATGGACATGTGGTTAATGATGTAGTAGTGCAGGTTGTGACCGGTACAGCCGCTATTTTTAAGCAGGTTTTTAATTTGATTAACTTCTTCCTGGCTCCGGACCATCAGATTAACCCTGATGTACGGGTCCAGGGCCTTGATGATATTGATGGTCACGGGATAAACCGGACGGTCACCGTTATATATCTCGGAGGGCCACTGCAGCCAAATGGCCTGCTGTCTGTCAAACTCACCGGGGAAAGTATAAGCCGCGGCGGCAGGCGTTTTGGGGCGAAGGTTTTCCGCTTTTCTATACACCCGGTGGTTAAATTCCCGGGCGGCCAGTATCACCAGCAGGCCAACAAAAGTAAGTATGATGAAGGAATATGGTCTTTTCATGTCATATCTACCTTTAGTTTTTAAATTAATATACCCTATGGTAAAAGGATTATTACATTTTCTACAGGATGTGACACATAATTAATGCAAAAGTTTAATTTCCACCTGCAGCGGAGAGTTACCCAAAAGGCGCAGCAGCTGGTTTTCGGTGGCAATCTTGGTGGGTACCCCCTGTGCCCGGACCCGTTTGTTAGATCCGGAAAACTTAATCAAAGGGGCCCGGGTTTCTACAGCCGACAAATTAATTGAAATGGCCGCAGAGTCCCAAGTTTTCACCTTCTAGTGAACTAAAGCAACTAATAACGTGTGGCATACCAGACTGCACGTTATTTATTTTTCACATAAATTAAGTAAAATGTAAGAATCTTTTGCAGGGTTTTGAGGCTTATTTGGTTAACTTAAAAGGCAGGGAGGTTAGTAACAGCTACCTTATTTCCGACAAACCTTAACAAAACATGACAAATATAATATAATAAATTTATGGAACTATTAACTATAAGCAAAGCGGCAAAGAAATTAGGTGTACATCCGAACAGCCTGCGCAACTGGGAGAAGCAAGGCTTGATTAAGCCTGTCCGTTTACCTGGCGGTCAGCGCCGGTACTCCATGGACGAACTCAACAGGCTTTTGCAGTCCGGTCAATTAACTGATAGTCAAGAAGCAGTTGTGCTTTACGCCCGGGTATCCACTAAAAAGCAGGCCGATGCGGGCAAGCTGGACCGGCAGATGGAACGGTTGCGCCAATATGCCCGAGAACGCAAATTTAACGTTAAAGCGGAATTAACGGACGTAGCC from Desulfotomaculum nigrificans DSM 574 harbors:
- a CDS encoding DUF3298 domain-containing protein; translation: MDDLFRRDSHYKRVLNKIIQQQIEEKGLRLIKEFKGISDDRDFYLADDALMV
- a CDS encoding agmatine deiminase family protein, with the protein product MKRPYSFIILTFVGLLVILAAREFNHRVYRKAENLRPKTPAAAAYTFPGEFDRQQAIWLQWPSEIYNGDRPVYPVTINIIKALDPYIRVNLMVRSQEEVNQIKNLLKNSGCTGHNLHYYIINHMSIWTRDVGPIFVKGPQNKLHVVDFGFNNYSRGGNPDYIAVESQVDRLAAEQLNLPVIKANLISEGGAIESNGRGTIMVTESVVLRRNPQMSKEQIEKEYKRVLGVKKVIWLKKGLAEDDHITTGHINEIARFANPHTILLAQILPADRYTNAISQESYRRMEENYQILRDATDQDGKPFRIIRIPMPPTLYGEADETGQIPVRSYLNYAVTNGAVLMQTYWQPGRSDILKTTESQVKDTLQQVFPGRRIIGINAENVNRWGGGIHCITQHMPD